The Kwoniella dejecticola CBS 10117 chromosome 6, complete sequence sequence GTTTCAGAGACAGTCACTAATCTTGTGTTGTATGGGTGTATGCGTCAGGTACCAGTAATCTCCGGAACGGATCTACTCAAATCAGCGGAGGAAGCTCTGATAGCAGCGGAGAAAATAGGATACCCCGTGAGTGATGTCAATCCATACAGTGCATGTATATGCTGACAGCCATGACAGATAATGTTGAAAGCGACAGCGGGAGGCGGAGGAATGGGTCTTCAAATATGCTGGAACGAGTcggagatcgaagctgcATTCGCATCCGTCACAGCTCGTGGGGCAACGCTCTTCAAGAATACTTCGATGTTCATGGAAAAGTACGTTGCGAAATCCAGGCATGTGGAAGTACAGGTATTCGGTAACGGAATGGGGGGAGCCGTGCACTTCGGTGAGCGAGAATGCAGTATACAAAGGAGACATCAAAAGGTAGTCGAAGAATGCCCTTCGCCTTTTGTGCATAAGCGACCAGGTGAGCCACTGTTTGTCCTTGGGAAGATACCAGAGACTGACACTCCCAGCAGATATGAGAGAGCGTTTGACTAGTTGTGCCGTGTCCCTGGCAAGCAGCGTGAACTATGGAAGTGCAGGAACTGTTGAGTAAGCCCCGAGATCCGTAAGATATCTCTTTATGACTGACCAAATGAGCATAGATTCTTGGTAGATGACACCGATGGCTCATTCTACTTCTTGGAAATGAAGTGAGCGCACGCCTTCTTTATGCCAAAGCCCCAACTGACTCCCCTGTAGCACCCGTCTGCAGGTGGAACATGGAATCACGGAGATGTGCTATGACGTCGATCTCGTATCCCTCATGCTGCAGCAAGCTGAGATGCAGGCCAGAGGAACTGGTGGATTGGACATCGAGGCTCTCAAAGCGCTACAGAAGGAGAGACCCACCGGATTTGCTATAGAAGCTAGAGTGTATGCCGAAGTACCCTCCAGAAATTTTGCTCCTTCGCCCGGTTTACTGCAACATGTCGAATGGTACGAGGCTCAGGGCGTTCGAGTCGACACTTGGATACAGTCCGGCACGAATATCTCCCCTTTCTACGATCCGATGATTGCCAAAGTCATCGTGTGGGATCGAGACTCACATGATCAGGCTACGGAGAAGATGCTTTCGACTTTGACCAAGTCCAAGGTACAAGGATGCCCGACAAATTTCCAGTACCTGGCAGCAATCGTAGGCTCAGAGGCTTTCAAGCTCGGCGACACGACCACCGCATTCCTTACCAGCGATCACTTCAAATTCTCCCCAACAACCCTTGACGTCCTCTCAGGCGGCGCTTATACGACAGTACAAGATCTTCCAGCCAGAAAAGGCGTGGGCAATGGTGTTCCAGAAAGTGGACCTATGGATCCAATTTCATTCCGCGTAGCCAATATCCTGGTGGGTAATGACGAGAATACCGAGGCTTTAGAAGTGACTTTGGTCGGACCTGAGCTCTTTTTCCACGCTCCTGCCATCGTCGCTGTTACAGGAGGTGTAGCGGATGTCTTCATAGACGACAAGAAGGCAGATATGTACTCTCAGTTGCTGGTTCCGGCAGGAAAGAAGCTTAAAATAGGAGCAGTGACTTCGGGCTGCAGAAGTTATATCGCTATCAAAGGTGGCTTCCCAACGATTCCAGTCTATCTTGGTTCAAAATCAACCACAACAACCCTCAAATTAGGCGGTGTTCAAGGCAGACATCTTTTGCCAAACGATAGTCTTGACCTGGATCCCCGAACTGAAGAATGGGCGAAGGAGCACAAATCGATCACGGTGCCTCCTAGTGCGAGACTTGACAGTCTGTGGAGGAACAAGTGGGATCTCTACGTCATGCCCGGCCCACATGACGAGCCGGAGTTTACGacggaagaaggtgagtcagttGGCCTGACTATCAGTGCTCTGTTGACGAGTGTCGTAGACCGGAAGATACTGTACGAGACCGAGTGGAAAATATCCCATAATGCTACTCGATCCGGGTATAGACTTAAAGGGCCAAGGCTGACGTGGGCGAGAGAAGACGGAGGTGAGGGCGGAAGTCATCCTGCAAACGTGATCGACGAGCCGTACTCGTATGGTGGACTGAACTGGAACGGTGATGATCCGGTGGTCCTTCCGGTGGTATGTCTTACCACGTCACCGGAACAGGGTCATCCGGCTGATGTGTTGTGCGTAGGATGCTCCTATGGCGGGCGGTCTAGCGACTACAACAACAATCGTTCGAGCAGATTTCTGGCGATTAGGTCAATGTCGTCCGGGAGACTCAATTACGTTCAAGAGAATCTCTTGGTCTTCTGCTCTTACGTTGAGGCAGCGAACGGAAGAATACGTGGCTCGCATCAAGCAGCTCGTGAATGGGGGATCTGTTGAGAATCTCTCTTCTATAGATACAGAATTACCGAATGATTGGGAGGAGACCATCCTTCATCAGACTCCGGCCGATGAAGCCAAGAACACGGTAGAAGTCAAATATAGACAGGTGAGCCCTCGCAGTCCAACGAATAAGAAGCTGTCTGACCATTTCACAGGCTGGAGACTGTCATATTCACGTGACCTACGGATCAATGACCGCCAAAGCTCTCACCAGAGCTCACATCCAGCATCGATTGAACAAGATCAATTCTGGCGATGTTCCAGGTGTGATAGCGGTGATCGGTTGTGCCAGATGTAAGTCGCCTCGTTGCCTCGTAGGGCATTCAACCACTGACTTCGCCGTTACAGCGTATTGTGTTCAGTTCGACTCGTTACAGACCACGCAGAAAGAGATGCTTCATCGACTTGTAGACCTGGAAGAGTCTTTGGGGTCGTCACTTGAACCGTTGCCGAGTCGAATATTTAAGTTCCCCatattgcttgatgatccgctATCAAAGAAGGCTGTGACCGACTACATGGCAACTGTTCGAGATTCGGCGGTATACCTTCCCGATAATATGGAGTACATTGCTAAAGCCAACGGTATATCCGATCGAGACACCGCAGCCAAATCTGTCGTCACTTGTCCTCAATTGGTGGTGGAAGTCAGTTTCCTTGCTGGTACCCCATTGATGCTGCCCCTTGACCCTAGGTGCGCTTTCGTAACTCTGATGCTTGccaagatgctgatgatgtatgacAGATTGGTATATGTCGCTCAGAAATACAATCCTGTGCGAGCATTTACTGCCGAAGGAACATTTGGCTTGGGAGGACCCCTGACCGTTAGTACGTACAGCGGTTCCTACatcgtccttgatcttgcaGTCGCTTACTTTTTGAGATAGTATATCCACTCGAATCCCCGGGAGGTTATCAGTTGTGGGGGCGAACGCTCTCGACGTGGGACGTGAGTCCACACCATGTCATTCCCAAGTACCAGACGCTAATGCCTTGAACCCAAAGCCACACGCTGCAAAACCTCAATTTGAGAAACCATGGTTGTTGCGTGAATTCGATCAGATTCAATTTTACGAAGTCAATACAGAGGAGTTTGACGCGATTTACGAGCAATTTAAGACTGGTCGACTGACGTTCGACATCGAAGAAACCACATTCGATCCTGTGGCGTATGCGAAATTCATTGAGTCAATATCCGAAGAAACCGAAGAGTTCGTCAAAAAGCGTAATCTAGCTACTAAAGCTGCTACCCAAGAGGAAAACAGACTGATTGCTGCTTGGCGAGATAAGCAAGCGCAGATTGCGACTGAGAATGGGGATGTTGGAGACTCAGAAGGTGCGTGACAGATGCGGCAAAGGGACCTTGTGTTGCTGACCTTTCCTATAGGCGAGTCTATCCCGGTAATCGCCCCTATGACGTCCAGTGTATGGAAGGTGAACGTGAACGTTGGTGATGTGGTGGAAGACGGTCAAGTCGTAGCTATACTGGAAGCtatgaagatggaaatcGGTATGTGTCCTCGGCACAAGGAGTGCGGTCAATTACGCTGACCTTCTGTTTATAGCCGTGCGAGCGGATGCGAGTATGGCAGGGAAGATCGTAAAGAAAATCGTTTCTCCTCCTGGCACTGTATTAGATCCAGGACAGGTCGTTATGACCCTTGCAGCGTGATCAGCACAGAGCAGTGTCGTGCCAGAATATTGATTCTCCTCATTGTATATTACACTCGCATCAAGTCGCAGCATTTCGTACTGTAGTGTCCCGATATGTAAATACTCGTGATGATGTTTTGGACGTTATCGATCTATCGGCTTGGAGCGCTACTGTAATCTGATCGCTTGTCCGAAAACATCATTCCGATGCAGACCAATGTCGTGTGGTGAGGACCGAAATAAGGGTACAGTGGCAAGTGGCCCCTTCTAAGCGAGGTCGGAAAGTGGAGATTGGTGGATTCATTTAGTAATTTAGTGCCTCGGGTTGCTCAATTGAGAAATATCACCCTGCAGCATAACATAATCGATTTCCTCGATACTTCCGGTCGAATGAGATCCGGCCCTAATCTCATACTGCATCTGGCTGGTATTGAGTAGATCTCGACTATACATATTCCTTAGTCGAACATCGTATGCTTATTGATGGATCTTGTACAACATCACTGCGCCACGCATCGAAATGGCTACTGGTGAACCGTCAAAACCCTTCATCATACCATCTGACCCTGCCAGCAGGCCGAAAAAGAAGAGGACCAATGTAGGAAAGGCATGCGAGCCTTGCCGAAGGAGGTAAGTCGGAGAAGCCTGTGCTGAGTCGAGTCTGACCTTAATTTGTTGCAGGCGCTGCAAGTGCGACGGAGTGAAGCCCTCCTGTACGACCTGTGCTGTGTACAAAGTGAGAGATCCCTGCTCCTCCGATTCTGTTGCCACTGACGAGGTGACATAGGACGAGTGCTACTGGGAACCCCGAGAAGATTACCGGAAACCCTTATCTCGTCAACAAGTGCAAGCCCTTACGACCCGTGTACAAGATCTAGAAAGATTGCTGAGGGAGCATGGACTAGACCCCGGATCAGCGGGTCAAGGCGGGGACAAAGCTGggtctgaagatgaggccggagagagaaagaaggagattgggGATGAACCCTCAGCAGATATACGGGAGTGGTCACAAGACCATCTAGTGAGTCCGCGTTGATCCCTCGGGCAGTCATCATCAACGCATCGAAACTGATTCGACGCTTAGGTCGAGGGCGAGACTGGAGAATTACAAGTGCACGGCCCCACATCGGCGTTCCGACATATAGGCAAATACAGCAACGATGATGCTCGACTGATTCACGAAATGTCGCCAGAATCGCCGGATCCGCTCCCGCACGGATACACCCGGTACCTACCTCAAGAGATCTACCTCACCGAAGAACAGCATGATCAGGTGATCAATCGTTTCTTCCAATTCTATGCCTGCTGGGGTAAGCCCTTGTCTTTCTTACACTGAGGAGCAAGCTGATAAGGACGTCACCATAGGTCAACGGAGTAACCCAATTCTATTCCGCCAAGACCTTCACACAGCGCTATACACAGATAGTGACATCAAGACTCCTCATTATTCTCCAATGCTGCACAATGCCATATTAGCTATAGCATTGggattgagcgatgatcCTTTTTTGAGGTCATCGGAGACCAGGAAGATATTCGcaaagaaggcaaaggatTTTATAGATTATGAAGGAATGAACCCGACGGTCGCGACGGTCCAGGCTTTTGCCCATCTAGCTTCATATCACAGTCTCTCTGCGGAACACAACCTGGGGTGGCTGTATATTGGGCAAGCCTTGAGGACTGGCGTAGCATGTGAGTTACATCAAAATATGAACTTTGCTGATGGTCGAAGTGGGAGTGAACATGGATGATACGAGGTTGTTGAAGAAAGGGAATGTGACATCGGTCCAAGCGCGAGAAGTGAGTCACGGACCCCGAAGTTTACGATTCCTTGATTGACAGTGTCACCTAGCGCAATGTCACATTTTGGACAACGTTCATTCAAGAAGGATTGTGGGCACCATATATCGGACGATCGATCTCGTTGCCCGAATATACTGCCTTACCACCCACGGTCGATGAGGAACTAGACCAATTGATTTGGACACCGGAAGAACCACCAACAGGCGTAGACTGCAGTTTGAAGGCGCAACCGGGAATGATAAGCACGACTTTTGTGCATACGGTCAAATTGATGCGGATCGGAGAAAGGATCATGAATACTTTGTGAGCCGACAGATGATCTGGTGTTTTTGTGGTCTcaagctgacgctgatgtAGGTATggcatcaaagctgatatgtcaCATCTGGTTCGAACTGGGGTCATTAGTGAGATCAGGTACGTTGGATGGATGGCTGACTGACATGCGACACAGCTGATGGTCGTTTCTAGTCTATCGCTGAGTACCTGGCTGGAAGGACTTCCCCCTTCTTTGGCAATCCACAACCATGCCCCGAAGAACGGCCTACCGCATATTCTCATGATGCACTTGTCACATGCTTGGTTGGTGATACTACTCCACCGACCATTTTATCGACCTTTGGCTCCTCTACCCAACGGGGCAAACAGCGATAGTGCTGCAGCATCGGGAACGTCTACGGCTGCTTGGGctgtcaaggtgagcaggTCTTTTCTATCGCTCTTTAACAGTGGCTCATGTTTGAATTATAGCAATGCGACAAAGCGGCTTTGCAGGTCATCGGATTACTGCAGACTTGGCACCGGTTTCACAATTTACGTTTTTGTCCACCTACAGCCATACAATGCTGTTTCATCGCCGGCACAACTCATCTGCTTTCGTTAGCCAGTTCACAGGGCCCGAAAAAGCAAAGTGAAGCGTTAGCGCGGGCTCAGGAATGTATTCAGTTAATGAAGCTCATGGCTGTATCTTGGCCGGCGGCAAGGCATCAACAGGTGTTACTGGAGAATCTGCTATCGGAATATGGGATATCCATGGGATCGAACAGATTGACGCAACAGATTGACCAAATGAATCTGGCTGCTAAGCAAGAAACACAGCCTCAACCTGCTCCCCAAAACCAAAACGTCCTTTACAGTAATACGCCCATTTCAAATCAGATGTCAAATTTCGCTCCCACGCTACCCAACACCGTTTTCAACCCTAACCTGGTTCTACCTGCGACAGCTTCCGCAGATGTTCGAAACGTGTCGGCCCTTTCTACTGCAGGCTCGTTACCCGGCGGAAGCAATGCATGGATGAATTTCGGCACCAGTCCAAGGGGGATAGGCAATACTCAGTGAGGCAACCTGCCCCACCAGACACAGCACTTGCGCTGACGGTCCATCATTAGGTACCCGTTCAATCCAATCTCATCGAGTTTTGATGCCTCCGCACTGCCGTCCATAATCAATACATTGATGCCTAATCCAAATCGCACCTTCGAACAGCCCGCACATACGGCGTGGGATCCTAATggctttgagctggacaGAGATACCCAGGCCCTTTTGGATAATATATTGAGACCCCATTTAGACGTGGAGGATCCTTTGCAATTCGATTTCAATCAAAATTACCAATAGTTCTCCACAAAGGTTGTATGACCATGATCCATATGCACGTTGTAGATATCATAGGACCATCTGCAGGTCAGGAAGCGACTCTGAGCGCTTGTGAACCGTGCAGATGTGCCCGAAGAAGCTGTTTGGTCGGATCGAAGGCGATATGCGTCATCTCTAAGATGGATTGCACGTATGGACCGTCCTTTTTCGAAGCACTTACACACCAACTCGCTTAACGATGCATAAAGAGGTCACTATTTTGAGCAGCGAGGGTCTCGCTTAATGACCCCGGCTGCCCTCCTCCACTGGGATGCCGGAACATGTTTATCCTGAATGATGGGAACGCCCGGCGTTTAATTCTGCCTTAATTCACGGATACCTCATCCTATCTTTCGCACTCCATACTGAAATGTAATAGCGCTGTCATCGTTCTCATGAGTCCTATATAGCGACACACAAGACCACTCGAATGCTTCTGGCACGCAAAGCTACATCCATCTTACCCACGTATAGACTCAGTAGattctcgtcagctacaGCAATTAGAAAGATGCCCACACACGCTACCATTGAGGTACCAAATTTCGGAAAGGTCGAGGTGCCCACTGGTCTTTTCATGTAAGTGATCCCCgctcatcgagctcatcaagTCTGGTGGTCTTGCTCACCACGAGAGAGGCAGTAAGCTGACCAAGATCTTTCAGCGACAATGAATGGGTTGAATCGTTGTCCAAAGAGACTTTTTCGACAGTCAACCCTGCTACCGGAAAGCCATTTTTAGACTTCGCGCACgccaagaaggaggatgtaGACAGGGCGGTCAAGTCGTCCAGGAAGGCATTCAAGACTGTTTGGGGAAATAACGTAGCTGCTACTGAA is a genomic window containing:
- a CDS encoding urea carboxylase, giving the protein MLTIDSFQRIRKVLIANRGEIACRIIRSCKELGLVSIAIYSKADRSSAHVRLADEAWLLPGNDQTAYITEEDVLEIARKSGAHAVIPGYGFLSENDGFAEKVEAAGLTWVGPSSKVITQFGLKHTARELAVKAGVPVISGTDLLKSAEEALIAAEKIGYPIMLKATAGGGGMGLQICWNESEIEAAFASVTARGATLFKNTSMFMEKYVAKSRHVEVQVFGNGMGGAVHFGERECSIQRRHQKVVEECPSPFVHKRPDMRERLTSCAVSLASSVNYGSAGTVEFLVDDTDGSFYFLEMNTRLQVEHGITEMCYDVDLVSLMLQQAEMQARGTGGLDIEALKALQKERPTGFAIEARVYAEVPSRNFAPSPGLLQHVEWYEAQGVRVDTWIQSGTNISPFYDPMIAKVIVWDRDSHDQATEKMLSTLTKSKVQGCPTNFQYLAAIVGSEAFKLGDTTTAFLTSDHFKFSPTTLDVLSGGAYTTVQDLPARKGVGNGVPESGPMDPISFRVANILVGNDENTEALEVTLVGPELFFHAPAIVAVTGGVADVFIDDKKADMYSQLLVPAGKKLKIGAVTSGCRSYIAIKGGFPTIPVYLGSKSTTTTLKLGGVQGRHLLPNDSLDLDPRTEEWAKEHKSITVPPSARLDSLWRNKWDLYVMPGPHDEPEFTTEEDRKILYETEWKISHNATRSGYRLKGPRLTWAREDGGEGGSHPANVIDEPYSYGGLNWNGDDPVVLPVDAPMAGGLATTTTIVRADFWRLGQCRPGDSITFKRISWSSALTLRQRTEEYVARIKQLVNGGSVENLSSIDTELPNDWEETILHQTPADEAKNTVEVKYRQAGDCHIHVTYGSMTAKALTRAHIQHRLNKINSGDVPGVIAVIGCARSYCVQFDSLQTTQKEMLHRLVDLEESLGSSLEPLPSRIFKFPILLDDPLSKKAVTDYMATVRDSAVYLPDNMEYIAKANGISDRDTAAKSVVTCPQLVVEVSFLAGTPLMLPLDPRLVYVAQKYNPVRAFTAEGTFGLGGPLTVIYPLESPGGYQLWGRTLSTWDPHAAKPQFEKPWLLREFDQIQFYEVNTEEFDAIYEQFKTGRLTFDIEETTFDPVAYAKFIESISEETEEFVKKRNLATKAATQEENRLIAAWRDKQAQIATENGDVGDSEGESIPVIAPMTSSVWKVNVNVGDVVEDGQVVAILEAMKMEIAVRADASMAGKIVKKIVSPPGTVLDPGQVVMTLAA